The Marinomonas sp. CT5 genome contains the following window.
GTTGACGATTGATTTGCCGACCGCAACTTCAAATGCTCCTAGTTCAGATCGCTCCAAGAATGTCGAACTAGTAATTACCGCTGATGGACAATATGTTATCAATGGGCAAACGCTAATAAATGAAAAAGTAAGCACACTTGTTCAAGGCTTGAAAGAGGTAATGGGAGGGGATTACTCGCGTCCGCTTATTATCACGGCTGACGCTAAAGCCTCATACGATATGGTGCTAAGGGTCTATGATGCGGCTGCAAGTCTTGGTATAACAAAGCTTGCTCATACAGCTCAAAAAGAGCCTGCCAAGTGAGTCTTGAGTCTTTATTTACTCGATCGTGGTACGCTCGTTGTGGGTGGACAAATGTATTTCGTCCACTGCAGCCTATGATAAAAAAAACGGTTCTGAAAAAAAGAGCACATTTTTTAGAACACCCCGAACAGTCCTATAAAGCCCCTGTTCCAGTTATAGTTGTAGGAAATATCACGGTTGGTGGAACCGGTAAGTCTCCAATGGTAGTGGCGTTATGTCAGCTACTAAAAGAGCAAGGCTATCGGCCAGGTATTGTTTCTCGAGGACATGGCGTCAAAGTTGAGGCACCAACATTTGTTTACTCTAATAGCTCTCCTAACAAAGTTGGAGATGAGCCAGTTATGTTGGTTCGACGCACTGCTTGTCCTATGGTGGTATTTCCAAAGCGAGACGAAGCGGTAAAATTTCTACTTTTGAATAGTGATGTTGACGTCATTGTGAGTGACGATGGTATGCAGCATTATCGGCTTAATCGAGATATTGAGATTGCCATGCTAGATGCTAACCGTGGTATTGGAAATGCTCAGTTGTTACCTGTTGGTCCTTTAAGAGAGCCGGTTGAGCGACTTCTTGATGTGGATTTTGTTTTCAGTGTTTCAAATCAGATGACTCATTCTCTTAAAAAGTTAAACTTACCTATACAGTTTGCTC
Protein-coding sequences here:
- a CDS encoding biopolymer transporter ExbD, producing the protein MKFRRQKIDDVQINLTPLIDVVFLLLIFFMVSTTFNQSTELTIDLPTATSNAPSSDRSKNVELVITADGQYVINGQTLINEKVSTLVQGLKEVMGGDYSRPLIITADAKASYDMVLRVYDAAASLGITKLAHTAQKEPAK
- the lpxK gene encoding tetraacyldisaccharide 4'-kinase, yielding MSLESLFTRSWYARCGWTNVFRPLQPMIKKTVLKKRAHFLEHPEQSYKAPVPVIVVGNITVGGTGKSPMVVALCQLLKEQGYRPGIVSRGHGVKVEAPTFVYSNSSPNKVGDEPVMLVRRTACPMVVFPKRDEAVKFLLLNSDVDVIVSDDGMQHYRLNRDIEIAMLDANRGIGNAQLLPVGPLREPVERLLDVDFVFSVSNQMTHSLKKLNLPIQFAPLVSTHLESLDGTKSLNCHDAFFAEKKWHVMAGIGNPERFKDTLNRLGLQASNSTYQWFADHYEFKADDIPSHGSVIMTEKDAVKCQSLKISNSNVWYLPVSLALPDSFKEAFLKKLNCIKKVDNSHE